Sequence from the Phosphitispora fastidiosa genome:
CGGCAGTTATGGTGACTCATGACCTTAATGAAATGCCCTTTCTGGCAGACCGTCTGCTTGTGATGATGGAAGGGGAGATTGCCCAGACGGGGCCGGTAAACCGGGTATTGTCGTATCCCGGGAATATTTGTGTTGCCGAGTTCCTCGGAGTGAGCAACATATGGCCCGGCAGGATTAGCGGGGGTGAACCTGGGCGGTACACGGTAACACCTGCTGCAGATAAGGGCACAGTTTTGGAGGTATGCACCGGCTGGGACGGAGGCTATTCCCGCGATAGAGATGTGTCGGTTTGCATCAGACCCGAATACCTTACAGTTACCACAGATAAGGACAAACATGTTCCGGGAACTAATCGGTTAGAGGGGATAATCTTAGAGGTCTACCCCTATGGATACAGTTACAGGCTCAAAATAGAGGCAGGTATCGGAAGGGACCTAAAACTTGTTGCCCTGGTGCCGGCGGCTCATTTTTTAAAGCCTCCTAAACCGGGTGAGGCAGCCGGGGTCTACATTCCGCCGGAAAAAATTCATATGATACAGGATTAATACCGGGTTAGCAGTGGGTTAATACCGGATTAGGTTTTAATCAATACAGGCGCTTCCCGATTGGCAGGGGAAGCGCCTGTATTTTGGTGCGGCTTTGAGAACACCTTCAGGTTTATCTTTACATAGAGTAAAGTGAAAACATATTTTCCGGGAGGTAATTTTGATGCTTACAAATTGGTGGCCCCTTACTGATACAGGAGCGGCTGTCGCCTATATCAAAGGGGGCCCGCTGGCCCCCGACATTAATGGTATTGTTATATTCAGGAATGTGTCTGGCGGAACCCTTGTATCGGCAGATATTGCAGGGCTGCCGCCGTACCGTCCTGCTGAAGGTGAGAGGGACTCGGTAGGGCCTCATGGGTTTCATATACATGATAGGGGAAATTGCCAAATCGGAGACCCTAATGACCCGTTCCAGGCGGCAGGAGAGCATTGGAATCCGGATAACCAGCCTCATGGAAATCACGCGGGAGATTTCCCGGTGCTGTTTTCTAACGGGGGCTGTGCCATGATGACCTTCTTTACC
This genomic interval carries:
- a CDS encoding TOBE domain-containing protein, with amino-acid sequence MEGEIAQTGPVNRVLSYPGNICVAEFLGVSNIWPGRISGGEPGRYTVTPAADKGTVLEVCTGWDGGYSRDRDVSVCIRPEYLTVTTDKDKHVPGTNRLEGIILEVYPYGYSYRLKIEAGIGRDLKLVALVPAAHFLKPPKPGEAAGVYIPPEKIHMIQD
- a CDS encoding superoxide dismutase family protein, with translation MLTNWWPLTDTGAAVAYIKGGPLAPDINGIVIFRNVSGGTLVSADIAGLPPYRPAEGERDSVGPHGFHIHDRGNCQIGDPNDPFQAAGEHWNPDNQPHGNHAGDFPVLFSNGGCAMMTFFTGRFRVRDVIGRAVIIHQNPDDYRTQPAGDAGKRLACGVIGSV